One Topomyia yanbarensis strain Yona2022 unplaced genomic scaffold, ASM3024719v1 HiC_scaffold_94, whole genome shotgun sequence genomic region harbors:
- the LOC131696212 gene encoding larval cuticle protein A2B-like, which produces MAFKFVLLTTLLAAVNAGLIPEHGYASSHQSIQHHAPLYQHGPSYHQAAPIHQLAAVHAAPVHHVAAIHAAPVHHAIVKEVEHHAPAHYEFSYSVHDGHTGDIKSQHESRQGDEVHGQYSLLDSDGHHRIVDYHADHHTGFNAVVRREPTNVKVAQPVHKVIAQPVHTLAPVAHVAHHAAPLVHSAHHIAPVAYHSHDYQQAVPSHYSQHHY; this is translated from the exons ATGGCATTTAAA TTCGTCCTACTCACCACTCTACTGGCCGCAGTCAACGCAGGGTTGATCCCGGAGCACGGATATGCTTCTTCTCATCAGAGCATCCAACATCACGCTCCGCTGTACCAACATGGTCCATCATACCACCAAGCCGCTCCAATCCATCAGTTGGCTGCTGTCCATGCTGCTCCAGTTCATCATGTGGCCGCCATCCATGCCGCTCCAGTCCATCACGCTATCGTGAAGGAAGTCGAGCATCATGCACCAGCGCACTACGAGTTTTCCTACTCTGTTCATGATGGCCACACCGGAGATATCAAGAGCCAGCATGAATCTCGCCAGGGAGACGAAGTTCATGGGCAGTACAGCCTGCTGGATTCGGATGGCCACCACCGTATTGTTGACTATCATGCTGATCACCACACCGGATTCAACGCCGTCGTGCGTCGTGAACCAACCAACGTGAAGGTGGCCCAACCAGTACACAAAGTCATTGCGCAGCCTGTGCATACTCTAGCTCCAGTCGCTCACGTTGCTCATCATGCCGCTCCATTGGTGCATAGTGCGCATCATATTGCCCCAGTCGCTTACCATAGTCATGATTACCAGCAGGCCGTCCCAAGTCACTACAGTCAGCATCACTACTAG